One stretch of Nitrospiria bacterium DNA includes these proteins:
- the rhaD gene encoding bifunctional rhamnulose-1-phosphate aldolase/short-chain dehydrogenase, which produces MKSRWSEKEARGLEGLDVLVYTSRLIGMDTNLVVWGGGNSSVKTKGTDHTGRPVRILWMKGSGSDMRTITHKQFTPLRLDDLLPLMKRPAMTDDEMVAYQSRSVLEPGAPKPSIETLLHAFLPPPHLYHTHADAICALTDTPDGDKVVRSVFGKRVALIPYFRPGFLLSKRTGEAYAKNPGLRAIILDKHGLITWGESAKEAYLETIRMITEAEKFIARRPRAPRIKVSRSKRPQAARRSNAAAVAPLLRGGIGGNKRMVLFYDDRPEVLRFVRHPRAEALSQIGPFTPDHLMHTKPWPMFLEITRPDSEKIKAVLPKALEQYRKRYTAYFNRYKTPGVAMLDPNPRVILVPGLGMFTTGKDRRAARIARDIYRHTIGVIQDSAAISSYAVLAPRDLCDFEYWPMENFKLTLLPPEKELSRRVALVTGAAGGIGKAIAERLANEGAMVVLTDIDLEKTREVSEAINRKMGETNSIAFKMDVASEASVRKAFEGAVLAYGGLDILVSNAGIAKSSPVDRLTLSDWDRSMAVNATGHFLVCRETIRVFKEQGLGGNIVVVATKNVLAPGKDFGAYSASKAAQVQLSRILAIEGADDRIRVNMVSPDGVFQESGLWSKEIREERAKAHGIPIGKLEDFYAQRNLLKSKIYPDDVAEAVLFFASDRSAKTTGAILPVDGGVREAFPR; this is translated from the coding sequence ATGAAAAGCCGGTGGTCGGAAAAAGAGGCGCGAGGGTTGGAAGGATTGGATGTCCTGGTCTACACCTCCCGATTGATCGGCATGGATACGAACCTCGTCGTCTGGGGCGGTGGAAACTCATCCGTCAAAACGAAAGGGACGGATCATACCGGCCGGCCGGTCCGGATCCTCTGGATGAAAGGGTCCGGCTCGGATATGAGGACGATCACCCACAAACAGTTCACGCCGTTGCGCCTGGACGATCTGCTGCCGCTCATGAAACGTCCGGCGATGACCGATGATGAGATGGTGGCCTATCAATCCCGATCCGTCCTCGAGCCCGGCGCCCCCAAGCCCTCGATCGAAACGCTGCTGCATGCGTTTTTACCGCCGCCCCATCTCTACCACACCCATGCCGATGCGATCTGCGCGCTGACCGACACGCCGGACGGCGATAAAGTTGTCCGCTCGGTTTTCGGAAAACGCGTGGCCCTCATTCCCTATTTCCGTCCGGGTTTTCTTCTCTCCAAGCGGACCGGCGAGGCCTACGCAAAAAATCCCGGCCTTCGCGCGATTATTCTGGACAAACACGGACTGATCACCTGGGGGGAATCGGCCAAGGAGGCTTATCTGGAAACGATCCGGATGATCACCGAGGCCGAGAAATTCATCGCCCGTCGTCCAAGAGCGCCGCGGATCAAGGTATCTCGTTCGAAACGGCCGCAGGCGGCCCGTCGTTCGAATGCCGCGGCGGTGGCGCCTCTCCTTCGCGGCGGGATCGGGGGGAACAAACGGATGGTCCTGTTTTATGACGACCGTCCCGAAGTGCTTCGGTTTGTCCGTCATCCGAGGGCCGAGGCGCTCTCCCAGATCGGGCCGTTCACGCCCGATCACCTGATGCATACAAAGCCTTGGCCGATGTTTCTGGAGATCACCCGTCCGGATTCCGAAAAGATCAAAGCCGTTCTTCCGAAAGCGTTGGAGCAATATCGGAAACGGTACACGGCCTACTTCAACCGGTATAAGACGCCGGGCGTCGCGATGCTGGACCCCAATCCGCGCGTGATACTCGTTCCCGGTTTGGGGATGTTCACGACCGGGAAAGACCGACGCGCGGCCCGGATCGCACGCGATATTTACCGGCACACGATCGGCGTCATTCAAGACAGCGCCGCGATTTCATCCTACGCCGTGCTCGCGCCTCGCGACCTGTGCGATTTTGAGTACTGGCCGATGGAGAATTTCAAGCTGACGCTCCTTCCGCCCGAGAAGGAACTATCCCGACGGGTCGCGTTGGTCACCGGGGCGGCCGGAGGAATCGGAAAGGCGATCGCCGAGCGGCTCGCCAACGAAGGGGCCATGGTCGTTCTGACCGATATCGATCTTGAAAAAACCCGCGAGGTCTCCGAGGCAATCAACCGGAAGATGGGCGAGACGAATTCGATCGCGTTCAAGATGGATGTGGCGAGCGAAGCTTCGGTAAGGAAAGCCTTTGAGGGCGCGGTTCTGGCGTACGGGGGACTGGATATTCTGGTCTCGAACGCCGGGATCGCGAAATCGTCGCCGGTCGACCGGTTGACGCTCTCGGATTGGGATCGCTCGATGGCCGTCAACGCCACCGGCCATTTTCTCGTCTGTCGCGAGACGATTCGCGTTTTCAAAGAGCAGGGTCTCGGCGGGAACATCGTCGTCGTGGCGACGAAAAATGTCCTTGCGCCGGGAAAAGATTTCGGGGCCTACTCGGCCTCCAAAGCCGCCCAGGTCCAACTGTCGCGCATCCTCGCGATCGAGGGCGCGGACGATCGCATCCGCGTGAACATGGTCAGTCCCGACGGCGTTTTTCAGGAATCCGGGCTCTGGTCCAAAGAGATCCGGGAAGAACGCGCAAAAGCCCATGGAATACCGATCGGGAAGCTCGAAGACTTCTACGCGCAACGCAATCTTTTAAAATCAAAAATTTATCCCGACGACGTGGCCGAGGCCGTCCTGTTCTTCGCCTCGGACCGTTCGGCCAAAACCACCGGCGCGATCCTGCCCGTCGACGGCGGCGTCCGCGAGGCGTTTCCGCGGTAA
- the uvrA gene encoding excinuclease ABC subunit UvrA, with product MQQKEIIIRGAREHNLKNIDVVIPRDKLVVITGLSGSGKSSLAFDTVYAEGQRRYVESLSAYARQFLEQMDKPDVDSIDGLSPAISIEQKTTSHNPRSTVGTVTEIYDYLRVLFARAGRPHCHQCGRAVAAQTVQQMVDQVMAWPAGSKIQIFAPIVRGRKGEYRKDLLQLRKSGYTRVRINGQLRDLSEEIALDKKKKQTIEVLIDRLVVKEGIQKRLADSLETALRLAAGIVLLHRDGEEVPFSEKLACTECGISLSELTPRVFSFNSPHGACPACDGLGSTMDLDPDRIVPDKNLTLRGGAIKPWEKRFSAYYYQMMESVAKHYGFDLRTPFKDLKPEYQRVLLYGSGSEEITFQYDSDGHRHAFHRTFEGVVGNLQRRFRETDSSYIREEIAQYMGTHSCKVCKGERLKPESLAVKIGGKSIAEATRFSIKEATLFFAGLELTDRESMIAHRILKEIRERLGFLMNVGLDYLTLDRAAATLSGGEGQRIRLATQIGSSLTGVLYILDEPSIGLHQRDNRRLLDTLIRLRDLGNTVLVVEHDEETILTADHVIDMGPGAGIHGGEVVAEGTPKEIVAHEKSLTGMYLRKDRVISLPKRHRPPGKFLRILGARENNLKSIDAEIPLGLLTCITGVSGSGKSTLVLEVLYKNLAQRLYRATDRPGACNQIKGLEHLDKVINIDQSPIGRTPRSNPATYTGLFTFMRDLFTQLPESRMRGYKAGRYSFNVKGGRCEACQGDGVIKIEMHFLPDVYVTCEVCKGKRYNRETLEIAFKGKNIADILDMTVEQALAFFAAIPHLKAKLETLQDVGLGYVRLGQSATTLSGGEAQRVKLSRELSKRATGQTLYILDEPTTGLHFADIQRLLDVLNRLVDAGNTVVVIEHNLDVIKNSDWIIDLGPEGGDRGGQIVATGTPEAIAQVRSSYTGQFLKKGMA from the coding sequence ATGCAACAGAAAGAGATCATCATCCGCGGAGCGCGGGAGCATAATTTAAAAAACATCGACGTGGTCATTCCCCGCGATAAACTGGTCGTGATCACCGGTCTGTCCGGCTCCGGGAAATCCTCGCTGGCCTTCGACACTGTATATGCCGAGGGGCAGCGCCGATACGTGGAGTCCCTTTCGGCGTACGCGCGGCAGTTTTTGGAACAGATGGACAAGCCGGACGTGGATTCGATCGACGGGCTTTCGCCCGCCATCTCGATCGAGCAGAAGACGACCAGCCATAATCCCCGCTCGACCGTCGGGACCGTGACCGAAATCTACGACTACCTCCGCGTGCTGTTCGCGCGCGCGGGCCGACCTCACTGCCACCAATGCGGCCGCGCGGTCGCGGCGCAAACGGTTCAACAAATGGTCGATCAAGTGATGGCCTGGCCCGCCGGATCCAAGATCCAGATTTTCGCGCCGATCGTCCGCGGCCGAAAAGGGGAGTATCGCAAGGACCTGCTCCAACTCCGCAAAAGCGGTTACACACGCGTCCGGATCAACGGGCAGCTTCGGGATCTGTCCGAAGAGATCGCCCTGGACAAAAAGAAAAAGCAAACGATCGAAGTTTTGATCGACCGACTGGTGGTCAAAGAGGGAATTCAGAAGCGGCTGGCCGACTCGCTCGAGACGGCGTTGCGGCTGGCCGCCGGGATCGTTCTCCTTCATCGCGACGGGGAAGAGGTCCCGTTCAGCGAAAAGCTGGCCTGCACCGAGTGCGGGATCAGCCTTTCCGAACTGACGCCCCGGGTTTTCTCCTTCAACAGCCCGCACGGGGCCTGCCCGGCCTGCGACGGTTTGGGATCCACCATGGATCTGGATCCCGATCGGATTGTTCCGGACAAGAACCTGACCCTTCGCGGGGGCGCGATCAAACCCTGGGAGAAGCGGTTTTCGGCCTATTATTATCAGATGATGGAGTCGGTCGCAAAGCATTACGGGTTTGATCTCCGGACGCCGTTTAAAGACCTGAAGCCGGAATACCAGCGTGTGCTTTTGTACGGCTCCGGATCGGAAGAGATCACCTTCCAATATGACAGCGACGGCCACCGGCATGCCTTTCACCGGACGTTCGAGGGCGTGGTTGGAAACCTCCAGCGACGGTTTCGGGAAACCGACTCCAGCTACATCCGGGAAGAGATCGCGCAGTACATGGGAACCCATTCCTGCAAAGTCTGCAAGGGTGAGCGGCTCAAGCCGGAGAGTTTGGCGGTGAAGATCGGCGGAAAGTCGATCGCCGAAGCGACCCGGTTCTCGATCAAGGAGGCGACCCTCTTTTTTGCCGGCCTGGAGCTGACGGATCGGGAATCCATGATCGCCCATCGAATTTTGAAGGAGATCCGGGAGCGGCTCGGCTTTCTGATGAACGTCGGCCTGGACTATCTCACGCTGGACCGCGCCGCGGCCACGCTTTCCGGCGGTGAAGGACAGCGGATTCGGCTTGCGACCCAGATCGGATCCTCCCTGACCGGCGTATTGTACATTTTAGACGAGCCCAGCATCGGGCTGCATCAACGGGACAACCGCCGCCTGCTGGATACGCTGATCCGCTTGAGGGATCTGGGCAATACCGTCCTCGTGGTGGAGCACGATGAGGAAACGATCCTCACGGCGGATCACGTGATCGATATGGGTCCGGGGGCCGGCATCCACGGGGGCGAGGTCGTGGCCGAGGGAACCCCCAAAGAGATCGTGGCCCATGAAAAATCGCTCACGGGGATGTATCTTCGCAAGGACCGGGTCATCTCGCTTCCCAAGCGCCACCGACCTCCGGGAAAATTCTTGAGGATCCTCGGGGCGCGGGAAAATAATCTCAAGAGCATCGACGCGGAGATCCCGCTGGGCCTTTTGACCTGTATCACGGGCGTGTCGGGATCGGGCAAAAGCACCTTGGTCCTCGAGGTCCTGTATAAAAACCTGGCCCAACGGCTGTACCGGGCGACGGATCGCCCCGGGGCCTGCAACCAGATCAAGGGGCTGGAGCACCTCGACAAGGTGATCAATATCGACCAGTCGCCCATCGGTCGAACCCCGCGGTCCAACCCGGCCACGTACACCGGCTTGTTCACGTTCATGCGCGACCTGTTCACGCAGCTTCCCGAATCCCGGATGAGGGGCTACAAGGCCGGGCGCTACAGTTTCAACGTCAAGGGCGGTCGCTGCGAGGCCTGCCAGGGCGACGGCGTCATCAAGATCGAGATGCACTTTCTTCCGGACGTCTACGTCACATGCGAGGTCTGCAAAGGGAAACGATACAACCGTGAAACATTGGAGATCGCCTTCAAAGGAAAAAATATCGCGGACATTCTTGATATGACCGTGGAGCAGGCGCTGGCCTTCTTCGCGGCCATCCCGCACCTCAAGGCCAAACTGGAAACGCTTCAGGACGTCGGCCTGGGTTATGTTCGTCTCGGCCAGTCGGCCACGACCCTTTCCGGCGGTGAGGCCCAACGGGTGAAGCTTTCCCGCGAGCTGTCGAAACGAGCGACCGGGCAGACGCTCTACATTCTGGACGAGCCGACGACGGGACTTCATTTCGCCGACATCCAGAGGCTGTTGGACGTCCTGAACCGTCTGGTGGACGCCGGAAACACCGTCGTCGTCATCGAGCACAACCTGGACGTCATTAAGAATTCCGACTGGATCATCGATCTCGGGCCGGAGGGCGGAGACCGGGGAGGACAGATCGTCGCGACCGGAACGCCCGAAGCGATCGCTCAGGTCCGGTCGTCTTACACCGGTCAGTTTTTGAAGAAAGGAATGGCCTGA
- the ubiE gene encoding bifunctional demethylmenaquinone methyltransferase/2-methoxy-6-polyprenyl-1,4-benzoquinol methylase UbiE: MQPVPALPIVPEKEKAVQKMFTAIAHRYDLNNSLLSLGLHHTWKRLAVRMSGAAEGDVALDLCTGTADLAVLLARRVGPKGHVIGLDLNERMLEYGRRKIERVCPNGNITLLLGNAESLQFCDGTFRIVTVAFGIRNVADIQAALHEMFRVLKPGGRAVCLEFSRPTNEPLRKLYDLYSFTILPRIGKVVSRDQTGVYDYLPASIRAFPDQERFKELFSEAGFSPVSYRNLTGGIVAIHIGVKPH, translated from the coding sequence ATGCAACCGGTTCCGGCTCTTCCAATCGTTCCCGAGAAAGAAAAAGCCGTACAGAAAATGTTCACGGCGATCGCTCACCGGTATGACCTGAACAACTCGCTTCTCTCGCTGGGTCTTCATCACACATGGAAACGGCTGGCCGTCCGGATGAGCGGGGCGGCCGAGGGCGACGTCGCCCTCGATCTTTGCACCGGCACGGCGGACCTGGCCGTTTTACTGGCCCGACGGGTCGGTCCAAAAGGACACGTGATCGGCCTGGACCTGAATGAACGAATGCTCGAGTACGGCCGGCGGAAGATCGAGCGGGTGTGTCCGAACGGAAACATCACTTTGCTTCTCGGAAACGCCGAGTCGCTCCAGTTTTGCGACGGGACCTTCCGGATCGTCACCGTGGCCTTCGGAATCCGCAATGTCGCCGACATCCAAGCGGCTTTGCACGAAATGTTCCGGGTCTTAAAACCGGGCGGTCGCGCCGTCTGTCTCGAGTTTTCCCGTCCCACCAACGAACCCTTGCGGAAACTGTACGACCTTTACTCGTTCACGATCCTGCCCCGGATCGGAAAGGTTGTCTCGCGCGATCAAACCGGCGTCTACGACTATCTCCCGGCCTCGATCCGGGCCTTTCCGGACCAGGAACGATTTAAAGAATTGTTCTCCGAGGCGGGTTTCTCTCCCGTATCCTATCGAAACCTCACCGGCGGAATCGTCGCCATCCATATCGGGGTAAAACCTCATTAG
- a CDS encoding DUF4279 domain-containing protein, producing the protein MKAMVEKYERYSATLRIFGRIEEMSVISMRLGLEPTRTRRRGEAIEGTSERLIVDFWEMTAPVAKDRPLEDHLAWLKSRLVPRGFVLRDIKTALSVDLFCEYRSNHGRGGFSLPPEALAWLVEFGIGLDVAVVFESTSENGPTVPA; encoded by the coding sequence ATGAAGGCCATGGTTGAAAAGTATGAACGGTATTCGGCAACGTTGCGCATATTCGGCCGGATCGAGGAGATGAGCGTGATCAGCATGCGCCTCGGGCTTGAGCCCACGCGGACCCGCCGGAGGGGTGAAGCGATTGAAGGGACGTCGGAGCGTCTGATCGTCGACTTCTGGGAGATGACCGCGCCGGTGGCCAAGGATCGACCGCTGGAGGACCATCTGGCTTGGCTGAAGTCCAGGCTGGTTCCTCGAGGGTTCGTCCTTCGTGATATCAAGACCGCTTTATCGGTCGACCTGTTCTGCGAGTATCGATCCAACCACGGCCGCGGCGGGTTCAGCCTGCCGCCGGAGGCTCTGGCGTGGCTGGTGGAGTTCGGGATCGGCCTCGATGTAGCGGTCGTCTTCGAATCGACATCGGAGAACGGCCCGACCGTTCCGGCCTAA
- a CDS encoding radical SAM protein: MTDVRSILYVFLPCRPVYPLGVTYLADAVHQKYSDIRQHILDLSLIPPAHRRKTLLARLRQFDPDLVCFSWRDIQVFAPHEGDPSLKYAFNFYYSTNPFKKLTASIKGLGYLWTYYRGIQEILSYFWLIHNRFPGKRILVGGGAFSVFADQLIHQLPEGTIGLLGEGEDALLKVIEGQDLREERSIVRKGTDVHRGVKTAITSVQDMTIDLPYLTAIFPQHVSYKNDCIGVQSKRGCPYDCQFCEYPYIEGKRVRYRAPERVVGDILQHYRQWGTRKFWFTDAQFITGSEALPQCNEILDRIVAENLELTWAGYIRTSLITPDLARRMVRSGVGDLEVAITSGSQAVLNELHMGFRLDNLYDGCRYLKEAGFIGKLILNYSLNSPGDTEATLMESIASYKKIAGILGNDRVFPMLFFLGVQPHTGFEQRLIQEGYLSGGYNPLSLNPLTVKKMLYNPPPLSHLIARACLRAWDKTAWEMASPAGRSVHELYADESLFRGVVENAGRDVLINLEQDLLSRGVGRMENPP; encoded by the coding sequence ATGACAGACGTTCGATCAATTCTCTACGTGTTCCTCCCCTGCCGGCCGGTTTACCCTCTCGGGGTGACCTATTTGGCGGATGCGGTCCACCAAAAGTACTCCGATATCCGGCAACATATTCTTGATCTTTCGCTGATCCCGCCGGCACACCGCCGCAAGACCCTGTTGGCCCGACTCCGTCAATTCGATCCCGATCTGGTCTGTTTTTCATGGCGGGACATCCAAGTGTTCGCCCCCCATGAAGGCGATCCGTCCTTAAAATACGCTTTCAATTTCTACTACTCAACCAACCCCTTTAAAAAGTTGACCGCCTCGATCAAGGGGTTGGGGTATCTCTGGACTTATTATCGGGGGATTCAGGAGATTCTGTCCTACTTTTGGCTGATCCACAATCGCTTTCCTGGAAAACGGATCTTGGTCGGCGGCGGCGCCTTCAGCGTGTTCGCCGATCAATTGATTCACCAGCTTCCGGAAGGCACAATCGGTCTTCTGGGGGAAGGCGAGGATGCCTTGTTAAAGGTCATCGAGGGACAAGATCTGCGCGAAGAGCGGTCGATCGTTCGCAAAGGCACGGACGTGCACCGCGGCGTCAAAACCGCGATTACATCCGTTCAGGACATGACGATCGATCTTCCTTACCTGACCGCGATCTTCCCCCAGCACGTCTCCTATAAGAACGACTGCATCGGCGTTCAGTCGAAACGCGGGTGTCCCTACGATTGCCAGTTCTGCGAATACCCGTATATCGAGGGAAAACGGGTCCGGTACCGCGCGCCCGAACGGGTGGTGGGAGACATTCTGCAACACTACCGCCAGTGGGGAACAAGGAAGTTTTGGTTCACCGACGCGCAGTTCATCACCGGCAGCGAGGCCCTCCCCCAATGCAACGAAATCCTGGACCGGATCGTCGCGGAGAATCTGGAACTGACCTGGGCCGGCTATATTCGAACAAGCCTGATCACTCCCGATCTGGCCCGCCGGATGGTCCGATCCGGGGTGGGAGACCTGGAGGTGGCGATCACCTCCGGTTCTCAAGCCGTCTTGAATGAATTGCACATGGGCTTTCGGTTGGACAACCTGTACGACGGCTGCCGTTACTTAAAAGAGGCCGGTTTCATCGGCAAACTAATTCTCAACTATTCGCTCAACTCCCCCGGTGATACGGAGGCCACGCTGATGGAAAGCATCGCCTCGTATAAAAAAATCGCCGGGATCCTGGGGAACGACCGCGTCTTTCCCATGCTTTTCTTTCTCGGGGTTCAGCCGCATACCGGATTTGAACAGCGCCTCATTCAGGAGGGATATCTTTCCGGCGGTTACAACCCGCTTTCCCTGAACCCGCTGACGGTTAAAAAGATGCTTTACAATCCCCCGCCCCTGAGCCACCTGATCGCTCGGGCCTGCCTCCGGGCGTGGGATAAAACGGCTTGGGAGATGGCCTCTCCGGCCGGACGATCGGTTCATGAGCTGTACGCCGATGAGTCCTTGTTCCGCGGCGTGGTTGAAAACGCAGGGCGAGATGTTCTGATCAATCTGGAGCAGGACCTGCTGTCGCGCGGCGTTGGGCGGATGGAGAACCCGCCGTAG
- a CDS encoding DUF3870 domain-containing protein: MDPKAGTFIFGGQARLPKELSAVEVFQVVAHIDVPTAKVVEVDFMPCPPLIVGMLRQMMVGMSLQNDVNDLLVEIEQRLFHKSKKAVITAIKDLVREYREYQYRATKSVHPPAQT, translated from the coding sequence ATGGACCCCAAGGCGGGAACATTTATTTTCGGAGGACAGGCCCGACTGCCCAAAGAACTCTCCGCGGTCGAGGTGTTTCAGGTGGTTGCGCATATCGATGTGCCGACCGCAAAGGTGGTGGAGGTTGATTTCATGCCCTGTCCGCCGCTCATCGTGGGTATGCTGAGGCAGATGATGGTGGGTATGTCCCTGCAGAACGATGTCAACGATTTGCTCGTCGAAATCGAGCAGCGGCTTTTTCATAAATCGAAAAAGGCCGTGATCACCGCCATCAAGGACCTCGTCCGAGAATACAGAGAGTATCAGTACCGGGCCACAAAAAGCGTTCATCCTCCAGCGCAGACCTGA
- a CDS encoding HEAT repeat domain-containing protein, which yields MEDCLKDLKSPDASTKSGSIFMLGTLKDKRATPALVALLKEEHDPAIRSSAVKAIGALRDPAAVPDLAGLLDDTGLQQDVIDALVQIGDKSAVAALIQGLKRPEIQVAAVRGLSEIADPSAKPALTALWRQTDNERVRGLSVLAIQRINSIWGPNEEEMGIPFYPKSEFIPNARGEWIFVSRDSLLKVSDFFKKRLRKEPMTFQGFKERYETGFGEAKENSPSNQPNLIFVAEEQQFQGKSYPAKLIFLQANQSETEIKIFHAIGPPD from the coding sequence TTGGAGGACTGTCTGAAGGACCTGAAATCGCCTGACGCCTCCACGAAGTCCGGTTCCATCTTCATGCTGGGAACATTGAAAGACAAACGGGCGACCCCGGCGCTCGTGGCTCTCTTGAAGGAAGAGCATGACCCCGCGATTCGGTCATCGGCCGTCAAGGCGATCGGTGCCCTTCGCGATCCGGCGGCGGTGCCGGATTTGGCCGGGCTTTTGGATGACACGGGTCTCCAGCAGGACGTGATCGATGCATTGGTGCAGATCGGGGACAAGTCGGCGGTGGCAGCCCTGATCCAGGGACTCAAGCGCCCCGAAATTCAGGTTGCGGCCGTGCGGGGACTGAGTGAAATTGCGGATCCTTCCGCCAAGCCCGCGTTGACTGCATTGTGGCGCCAGACCGACAACGAGCGCGTGCGGGGTCTGAGCGTACTGGCCATTCAAAGAATCAATTCGATCTGGGGGCCCAACGAAGAAGAGATGGGAATCCCTTTTTATCCAAAGTCAGAATTTATTCCGAATGCCCGGGGTGAATGGATTTTTGTTTCAAGAGATTCTCTGTTAAAAGTGTCCGATTTTTTCAAAAAGCGCCTTAGGAAAGAACCGATGACTTTTCAGGGTTTCAAGGAACGGTACGAGACCGGGTTCGGGGAAGCGAAAGAGAACAGTCCTTCCAATCAACCCAATCTGATTTTCGTGGCCGAAGAGCAGCAGTTCCAGGGGAAAAGTTATCCGGCGAAGTTAATTTTCCTCCAAGCGAATCAGAGTGAGACCGAGATCAAGATCTTTCATGCCATCGGGCCGCCGGATTGA